CAATAATCAGGGTGAACGGGACTTCCGTATGAGCAAGGTTCAGCAGAAGATATCAGGCTGCTTCCGCTCATGGGATGGCGTGAAAGCGTATTGCAGAATCCGGAGCTATATATCGACCTGCCAAAAACATGGGGTCGGTGTTGGGGAGGCTTTGTCGTTATTATTTGCGGGTAAATGGCCGGACTTTATTCAGGAGAAATTGGATCGGTTGGTGTGACATGCTGAATGGTTACTGTAACTTTTATATTCTATACCAGCATAGAAAAATATTTCAGATTGACAAAGTTATTGAAAAAGCGATGCCCACATCAGAATCAGCAGGCACAGCCATTTAATTATTAAGATCAGATCAATCTTTGAAATTCTTGAACTGCAGTGGCAGTGCAATTTGCTCGCTTTCTTTTAGCAGGCTCATAACTTGTTGCAGGTCATCGCGGGCCTTGCCGGTGACGCGAACCTGGTCACCCTGCAAAGCAGGTTGAACTTTAATCTTACTTTCCTTGATCAGCTTGACCACTTTTCGGCCGAGATCTTTATCAATACCACATTGCATAGTGGCAACCGTTTTCATTTGCTTGCCGCTACCTTGAGGTTCTGAGTATTCCAGGCAGCTGACCTTGATGCCGCGTTTGATCAGACAAGGCTCAAGTACTTGCTTCATCTGCTCCAGTTGAAACTCTTCTGCAGCCAACAATGTAATTGCCATGTCATTCAGTTCAAAGCTGGCATCGACACCTTTAAAGTCCCAGCGGGTAGTCAGCTGTCGCTTGGCTTGATCCACGGCGTTAGTGGCTTCCTGCTTATCGATTTCTGATACCACGTCAAAAGAAGGCATGTTGGTTTTTCCTGTGTTCAAACAATAACGCTAGTGTATTCAAGCTAGCGAGCCTTGACTACTCTCGGCCGCGCTTTGTTTTGCGCTAAAACAATCAAACCCGAGTAATTTTATCAGGCTTACCACTCAGGTTCTGCCATGACCACTAAATAGAGCAGCCGACCACTGACTGTAAATCCGCTAGAGCAGTTTTCAGCAATAAAGAATAATCGCCGCAGATTTTACATTCAGGCGGAGAAACGTCATGAGCTGGTTTTTATTATGTGTGGGTATCCTACTCGGTGGATATTTTATTTATGGCAGGTTTGTAGAGAAGGTCTTTGGGCCAACTCCAGAACGCGACACGCCAGCAATTAGCATGCCTGATGGCGTTGACTATGTTCCTATGTCGAACAAGAAAGTCTTCCTAATTCAGCTATTAAATATTGCTGGTCTGGGTCCTATTTTTGGCCCAATCCTTGGCGC
Above is a genomic segment from Pelagibaculum spongiae containing:
- a CDS encoding YajQ family cyclic di-GMP-binding protein, whose translation is MPSFDVVSEIDKQEATNAVDQAKRQLTTRWDFKGVDASFELNDMAITLLAAEEFQLEQMKQVLEPCLIKRGIKVSCLEYSEPQGSGKQMKTVATMQCGIDKDLGRKVVKLIKESKIKVQPALQGDQVRVTGKARDDLQQVMSLLKESEQIALPLQFKNFKD